A window of the Puniceicoccaceae bacterium genome harbors these coding sequences:
- a CDS encoding YqgE/AlgH family protein, translating to MVFNPDFVSSSLHSGQLLVATPDLKDSNFEKSVILLSAHAKDAGALGVVINKPLQHTLGEFVEEFRHGPLADVAIYLGGPVQQNQLILAGWQWSDCYQDFRLYFGMSQDKAVQLMQEGGPNVEIRGYLGYAGWSEGQLEEEIRHHAWFQAPVDPVCMLESSSPAEMWQTMVGRFHQGLDGLLKIPDDPSLN from the coding sequence ATGGTTTTTAACCCAGATTTTGTATCAAGTTCCCTTCATTCGGGTCAATTGCTGGTCGCAACACCCGACCTGAAAGATTCGAATTTTGAGAAGTCGGTCATCCTGCTTTCTGCCCATGCGAAAGACGCGGGTGCGCTGGGCGTTGTCATCAACAAACCTCTGCAGCATACCCTGGGCGAGTTTGTGGAAGAATTTCGCCATGGTCCGCTGGCCGATGTTGCCATCTACCTTGGGGGTCCCGTGCAGCAAAACCAGTTGATTCTGGCAGGTTGGCAATGGTCTGATTGTTACCAGGATTTCCGGCTGTATTTTGGGATGTCTCAGGATAAAGCCGTACAACTCATGCAGGAGGGAGGACCGAATGTGGAGATTCGCGGATATCTCGGCTATGCGGGTTGGTCCGAAGGACAGCTCGAAGAGGAGATTCGGCATCATGCGTGGTTTCAGGCTCCCGTTGATCCGGTGTGCATGCTTGAAAGTTCGTCCCCTGCAGAAATGTGGCAGACCATGGTGGGCAGGTTTCATCAGGGTCTGGACGGACTGTTGAAGATTCCGGACGACCCGAGTCTCAACT